A single Desulfovibrio piger DNA region contains:
- the ilvN gene encoding acetolactate synthase small subunit translates to MQRHVLSVLVENEPGVLSRVAGLFSGRGFNIDSLNVAPTLEDGVSHMTITTYGDSQILEQIMKQLHKIVTVIKVMDFADMPAIEREMMFVKVQAEGPARSEILRTVEIFRCKVVDVSSSEMTIEATGDHDKLDAILSLLHRFGIKEVARTGSVAMRRSKKCE, encoded by the coding sequence ATGCAAAGACATGTTCTTTCCGTGCTGGTGGAGAACGAGCCCGGTGTGCTCAGCCGTGTGGCCGGCCTGTTCAGCGGCCGCGGTTTCAATATCGATTCGCTCAATGTGGCGCCGACCCTGGAGGACGGCGTCTCGCACATGACCATCACCACCTACGGCGACAGCCAGATCCTGGAGCAGATCATGAAGCAGCTCCACAAGATCGTGACCGTCATCAAGGTGATGGATTTCGCCGACATGCCCGCCATCGAACGCGAGATGATGTTCGTCAAGGTCCAGGCCGAAGGCCCCGCCCGCAGCGAGATCCTGCGCACCGTGGAGATCTTTCGCTGCAAGGTGGTGGACGTGAGCTCCAGCGAGATGACCATCGAGGCCACCGGCGACCACGACAAGCTGGACGCCATCCTCAGCCTGCTGCACCGCTTCGGTATCAAGGAAGTGGCCCGCACCGGCTCCGTGGCCATGCGCCGCTCCAAAAAATGTGAATAG